A single genomic interval of Sphingobium sp. WTD-1 harbors:
- the trbC gene encoding type-F conjugative transfer system pilin assembly protein TrbC: MKKLLLSIAAIASIGTGAAVLGQSVEGLDLDAVRARSAKADADAAALVGEVQRRGEAFRQDAQTVQAVAMEKMRTIDKARLPKGPAGVVDFDEMIQTASANLKDNRGTAPQFMVFVSTSMPPQALKRIIAETSAVGGVVVFRGFPGNSGKAFIAALAKVVDKEQQFASIGIDPRLFRAFDVSAVPTYVVASSDFTPCDGLTCKTTPPPFDRMAGNVTVRYALETFAEANGPGALVARTALANLGRTP, from the coding sequence ATGAAGAAGCTCCTTCTATCGATTGCCGCGATCGCTTCCATCGGCACCGGTGCGGCCGTGCTCGGCCAGAGCGTGGAGGGGCTCGATCTCGATGCGGTCCGTGCGCGCTCGGCCAAGGCGGACGCCGATGCAGCCGCGCTCGTCGGCGAGGTTCAGCGGCGTGGCGAGGCGTTCCGCCAGGATGCGCAGACCGTGCAGGCGGTCGCGATGGAGAAGATGCGCACGATCGACAAGGCCCGGTTGCCCAAGGGACCGGCAGGCGTCGTCGATTTCGACGAGATGATCCAGACCGCGTCGGCCAACCTCAAGGACAATCGCGGCACCGCGCCCCAGTTCATGGTGTTCGTCTCGACCTCAATGCCCCCCCAGGCCCTGAAGCGCATCATCGCCGAGACCTCGGCGGTGGGCGGCGTGGTCGTGTTCCGGGGCTTTCCCGGCAACTCAGGCAAGGCCTTCATCGCAGCGCTCGCAAAGGTCGTGGACAAGGAGCAGCAGTTCGCCTCGATCGGCATCGACCCACGTCTGTTCCGCGCGTTCGATGTGAGCGCCGTCCCGACCTATGTCGTTGCATCGAGCGACTTCACGCCCTGCGACGGGCTGACCTGCAAGACGACGCCGCCACCCTTCGACCGGATGGCGGGCAATGTGACCGTCCGTTACGCGCTGGAGACCTTCGCGGAGGCAAACGGTCCGGGCGCGCTGGTCGCCAGGACCGCGCTTGCCAATCTCGGTCGGACGCCCTGA
- the traU gene encoding conjugal transfer pilus assembly protein TraU, whose amino-acid sequence MMRRLVGLLAFLAALAAWSAPASALPANCTGKFVNPVTDVCWSCLFPLSIGGAHIWPGSRPDTKNPSLPVCACGSPVPRIGISIGFWEPARLVDVTTKPWCFPNLGGLRLNPGLDIGQGQYTGPRIGGGTTQNSANWQAHYYVYPLLYWMEILTDFLCFEQASFDVAYMTEIDPLWNDDVLTTLINPEVALFNNPIAVAACAADCAAATAALPIDQMFWCSGCNGSMFPMNGNIAAHNSPVQSSRLAAERLLFKMHRQGLAWGTAGSKALCNKYVMPILKKSQYRIQMTNPTPTVSGKFACSTIGASTLPPDAGRAFPVGGEDFGYLLWRKRNCCMF is encoded by the coding sequence ATGATGCGGCGTCTTGTGGGCCTTCTGGCATTCCTGGCCGCGCTCGCTGCATGGTCCGCGCCCGCCAGTGCGCTGCCTGCCAACTGCACCGGCAAGTTCGTGAACCCTGTGACCGATGTGTGCTGGTCCTGTCTGTTTCCGCTGTCGATCGGCGGCGCGCATATCTGGCCGGGAAGCCGGCCCGACACGAAGAATCCGTCGTTGCCCGTTTGCGCGTGCGGATCGCCTGTTCCCCGGATCGGCATATCGATCGGCTTTTGGGAACCAGCCCGGCTCGTCGACGTCACGACCAAGCCCTGGTGCTTTCCCAACCTTGGCGGGCTGCGGCTCAATCCGGGTCTCGACATTGGGCAAGGCCAATATACCGGCCCCCGGATCGGTGGCGGCACGACGCAGAACTCGGCCAACTGGCAGGCCCATTATTACGTCTATCCGCTGCTCTACTGGATGGAGATCCTCACCGACTTCCTGTGCTTCGAGCAGGCCTCGTTCGACGTCGCCTACATGACCGAGATCGATCCGCTCTGGAACGACGATGTGCTGACGACTCTCATCAATCCCGAGGTCGCGCTGTTCAACAATCCGATCGCGGTCGCGGCATGCGCAGCCGATTGCGCGGCGGCGACCGCGGCGCTGCCGATCGATCAGATGTTCTGGTGTTCCGGGTGCAACGGGTCGATGTTCCCGATGAACGGCAACATCGCGGCGCATAATTCGCCGGTGCAGTCCTCGCGCCTCGCGGCCGAGCGGCTGCTCTTCAAGATGCACCGGCAGGGCCTCGCATGGGGGACGGCAGGGTCCAAGGCGCTCTGCAACAAGTACGTCATGCCGATCCTCAAGAAGTCCCAATACCGCATCCAGATGACGAATCCGACGCCGACCGTGAGCGGCAAGTTCGCCTGTTCGACGATCGGCGCGTCCACGCTGCCGCCAGACGCCGGTCGCGCCTTCCCGGTGGGGGGCGAGGACTTTGGGTATCTGCTCTGGCGCAAGCGCAACTGCTGCATGTTTTGA
- the traF gene encoding conjugal transfer protein TraF, translating into MRNALTLALILSLATGGIAPVAGASAQELTPLLDSVSSSRESEAPSSADRQGDEDLGGADRVAAQTGDDFYCRERRLGTWFYCEKPKPKASEQQSAQPARSSTERLAAIARELEELKARAILEPTPENIAHYIAFQREQLDRASSFADMWQRTIWQNPDLDYTLQRPVNQLGKRTWLDTRNADRERVLSQISQRYGVFYFYSSACAACETFGPIMRSISDRFGLTVMAISLDGGPTRAFPNYTVDTGQYKAMGMRGQQVPALVLFDTVTKRPMPIGYGVMAADEVMNRIFTLTSVKPGSDF; encoded by the coding sequence ATGCGCAACGCCCTGACCCTTGCCCTCATCCTGTCGCTCGCCACAGGCGGCATCGCCCCTGTGGCGGGCGCAAGCGCGCAGGAACTGACGCCGCTCCTCGATTCTGTATCCTCGTCCCGCGAAAGCGAGGCGCCGTCGTCTGCCGACCGGCAGGGCGACGAGGATCTTGGCGGGGCCGACCGGGTAGCCGCCCAGACAGGCGACGATTTCTACTGCCGCGAGCGGCGGCTTGGCACCTGGTTCTATTGCGAGAAGCCCAAGCCCAAGGCGAGCGAGCAGCAGTCGGCGCAACCCGCCCGCTCGTCGACCGAGCGACTTGCGGCGATCGCCAGGGAGCTGGAGGAACTCAAGGCGCGCGCGATCCTCGAACCGACGCCCGAGAATATCGCCCATTATATCGCGTTCCAGCGCGAGCAGCTCGACCGGGCGTCGTCCTTCGCCGACATGTGGCAGCGCACGATCTGGCAGAATCCCGACCTTGACTACACGCTCCAGCGTCCGGTCAACCAGTTGGGCAAGCGGACCTGGCTCGATACGCGCAACGCCGACCGCGAACGCGTGCTGTCGCAGATCTCGCAGCGTTACGGCGTCTTCTATTTCTATTCCTCGGCTTGCGCGGCGTGCGAGACTTTCGGCCCGATCATGCGCAGCATTTCGGATCGCTTCGGCCTCACCGTCATGGCGATCTCTCTCGATGGCGGTCCGACCCGCGCCTTCCCGAACTACACGGTCGATACCGGTCAGTACAAGGCGATGGGGATGCGCGGGCAGCAGGTCCCTGCGCTCGTCCTCTTCGACACGGTCACCAAGCGGCCGATGCCGATCGGCTACGGCGTGATGGCGGCCGACGAGGTGATGAACCGCATCTTCACGCTCACCAGCGTCAAACCCGGGAGTGACTTCTGA
- the traW gene encoding type-F conjugative transfer system protein TraW, with translation MIRRVALAGGFLAIALVASSAWPVVEGALAHDHGVMGQTWGIVEPDLLDTIDRRLKTMQADGSIERMQAALRVKAQERVRNPLPVAGIAAVREARSWTFDPSIVLDQDVRDQKGRLVAQAGQRVNPLSFVAMKTDLVFIDGRDDAQVDWAMKRWSAQNAKIIFVAGSPFDRMGEKKRRFFFDQQGKLTSHFGIAHVPAVVAPQGEVLRISEIEMPGAGA, from the coding sequence GTGATCCGCCGGGTCGCCCTTGCCGGTGGCTTCCTCGCCATCGCACTGGTCGCCAGCTCTGCCTGGCCTGTCGTCGAGGGTGCATTGGCCCATGACCATGGGGTGATGGGACAGACCTGGGGGATCGTCGAACCCGATCTTCTCGACACGATCGACCGGCGTCTCAAGACCATGCAGGCCGATGGCAGCATCGAGCGCATGCAGGCAGCGCTGCGCGTCAAGGCGCAGGAGCGGGTGCGCAATCCGTTGCCGGTTGCAGGGATCGCTGCGGTGCGCGAGGCACGCAGCTGGACCTTCGATCCCTCGATCGTGCTCGACCAGGACGTGCGCGACCAGAAGGGTCGGCTCGTCGCGCAGGCGGGGCAGCGGGTCAATCCGCTCTCCTTCGTGGCGATGAAGACTGACCTTGTGTTCATCGACGGGCGCGATGACGCACAGGTGGACTGGGCGATGAAGCGCTGGAGCGCGCAGAACGCCAAGATCATCTTCGTCGCCGGGTCGCCCTTCGATCGCATGGGCGAGAAGAAGCGCCGCTTCTTCTTCGACCAGCAGGGCAAGCTCACCAGCCATTTCGGGATCGCGCATGTTCCCGCTGTCGTAGCGCCCCAAGGCGAAGTGCTCAGGATCAGCGAGATCGAGATGCCGGGAGCGGGCGCATGA
- the traN gene encoding type-F conjugative transfer system mating-pair stabilization protein TraN, producing MALLSLPGAALAQTSAQASPSGGYYDLQDYPYFNEAAQPTPSAQASPGPSATSAPQPAQAQSAMAAPSLTVTQAPSATTAAARVQAQAAQQVPTQTPGQPYVYPKGDLAAAREQAKALGKSSRASAASLPTSTPLSQVPGYSATANPAQAYADDPDALIAAGGSAAGHNDAWRMVTDPGRLKVTLGAGEVGRAQDVEKDPNSYLSGQSVGATDGSCKPLPPGGSAGYYEATCNTGTKVEESAAVCRTPLVMDVTPGSTKYIYVCENWVGNPPRAGNNTGRRCFPAFTQPVANGVCRVRSRETVQYPVCLQGTLGKCFEPDFADGEEITYECDSPAVARSYSVETTGQVVNERRDEAMCKASTAGKTCELKSETCVDPDPTTRTVNGVQITRACWNWERTYSCVGTTQASDCGELAGNPQCVYVRDECLDDPQVGPCQVTTKVYKCPIPTAPTTQPKQYICGDDVYCLDGQCEPVEREASTEFKDAVVGLHALGQAKEEFNPDTMTLFSGKRQTCHKPVFGLVNCCAGKASGLITTAAGAAAIAGGPAAIAALATPFLTMFMCSNQEKLLDVQDRMGMCHKLGQYCTDKVLGICTSKSTAYCCFESKLSRILQEQGRPQINKPWGSAKKETCKGFTLDEFSRLDLSKMDFTEVYAEFVDAAKLPDEIETSRQIQERIKAYYDSKAGK from the coding sequence ATGGCTCTCCTTTCGCTGCCGGGGGCAGCGCTTGCGCAAACGAGCGCGCAGGCGAGCCCGAGCGGTGGCTATTACGATCTTCAGGACTATCCCTATTTCAATGAGGCGGCGCAGCCGACACCGTCTGCCCAGGCATCGCCTGGCCCGTCCGCGACCTCTGCGCCCCAGCCCGCGCAGGCACAGTCTGCCATGGCAGCGCCGTCCCTGACGGTGACACAGGCGCCCAGCGCAACAACCGCAGCCGCACGCGTGCAGGCGCAGGCCGCGCAGCAAGTGCCGACCCAGACACCGGGCCAGCCCTATGTCTATCCCAAGGGCGATCTCGCTGCGGCGCGTGAGCAGGCCAAGGCGCTCGGCAAATCGTCGCGGGCAAGCGCGGCAAGCCTGCCGACCTCGACACCGCTCAGCCAGGTTCCAGGCTACTCGGCCACCGCCAATCCGGCGCAAGCCTATGCCGACGATCCCGATGCCCTGATCGCGGCGGGCGGATCGGCGGCAGGGCATAACGATGCGTGGCGCATGGTCACCGATCCGGGTCGCCTCAAGGTGACGCTTGGGGCGGGCGAGGTCGGTCGCGCGCAGGATGTCGAGAAGGATCCCAACAGTTATCTGAGCGGTCAGTCGGTGGGGGCAACCGACGGCAGCTGCAAGCCGCTCCCTCCAGGCGGGTCGGCAGGCTATTATGAGGCGACCTGCAACACGGGAACCAAGGTCGAGGAAAGCGCGGCGGTCTGCCGGACCCCGCTCGTCATGGATGTGACGCCGGGTTCGACCAAATATATCTATGTCTGCGAAAACTGGGTTGGCAATCCGCCGCGCGCGGGCAACAATACGGGCCGGCGCTGCTTTCCTGCGTTCACGCAGCCGGTCGCGAACGGCGTGTGCCGGGTGCGCTCGCGCGAAACGGTGCAATATCCCGTCTGCCTCCAGGGGACGCTCGGCAAATGCTTCGAGCCCGACTTCGCCGATGGCGAGGAAATCACCTACGAGTGCGACAGCCCGGCAGTTGCCCGCTCCTATTCCGTGGAGACGACAGGACAGGTGGTCAATGAGCGCCGGGACGAGGCGATGTGCAAAGCGTCGACCGCAGGCAAGACCTGTGAGCTGAAGTCGGAAACCTGCGTCGATCCCGATCCGACCACGCGCACCGTCAACGGGGTCCAGATTACGCGGGCGTGCTGGAACTGGGAGCGCACCTACAGCTGCGTCGGCACGACCCAGGCCAGCGATTGCGGCGAGCTCGCCGGCAATCCGCAGTGCGTCTATGTGCGCGACGAATGTCTCGACGATCCCCAGGTCGGCCCGTGCCAGGTCACCACGAAGGTCTACAAGTGCCCGATTCCGACGGCGCCCACGACCCAGCCCAAGCAATATATCTGCGGCGATGACGTCTATTGCCTCGACGGCCAGTGCGAGCCGGTCGAGCGCGAGGCGTCGACCGAGTTCAAGGATGCGGTGGTTGGCCTTCATGCGCTCGGTCAGGCGAAGGAAGAGTTCAATCCCGACACGATGACGCTGTTCTCGGGCAAGCGGCAGACCTGCCACAAGCCGGTGTTCGGTCTCGTCAACTGCTGCGCGGGGAAGGCCTCCGGGCTCATCACGACCGCTGCGGGCGCCGCGGCGATCGCCGGTGGGCCTGCGGCGATCGCCGCGCTCGCGACCCCGTTCCTCACCATGTTCATGTGCTCGAACCAGGAGAAGCTGCTCGACGTCCAGGATCGCATGGGGATGTGCCACAAGCTCGGCCAATATTGCACCGACAAGGTGCTGGGCATCTGCACGTCCAAATCGACGGCCTATTGCTGCTTCGAGAGCAAGCTCTCGCGCATTCTTCAGGAACAGGGTCGCCCGCAGATCAACAAGCCATGGGGCAGCGCCAAGAAGGAAACCTGCAAGGGCTTCACCCTCGACGAATTCTCGCGGCTCGACCTTTCGAAGATGGATTTCACCGAAGTCTATGCCGAGTTCGTGGACGCAGCGAAGCTCCCCGACGAGATCGAAACCTCCAGGCAGATCCAGGAACGGATCAAGGCCTATTACGACAGCAAGGCGGGCAAATGA
- a CDS encoding S26 family signal peptidase, protein MAAATDRHAPAIAATGRAGEGEHVARKALIARRVRQWGAVALLATGWAGYNALSAWQQSHAFMINASESLPNWAFFVARDKAPAKGDYVFFVPPDNALVRRHFGPETGPFGKRVIGMAGALVEHRGAYVYVDGVRVAHMKPLTRTGEPLTPGPVGRVPRGCYYVGTPHPDGFDSRYAEIGFACAKQLVGTGTPIL, encoded by the coding sequence ATGGCAGCGGCTACTGACAGGCACGCGCCTGCGATCGCGGCGACCGGGCGAGCAGGGGAGGGCGAGCATGTCGCCCGTAAGGCCCTCATCGCGCGCCGGGTCCGGCAATGGGGGGCGGTCGCGCTGCTAGCAACCGGATGGGCGGGGTATAATGCGCTCAGCGCCTGGCAGCAAAGTCACGCCTTCATGATCAATGCCTCGGAGAGCCTGCCCAACTGGGCGTTCTTCGTCGCGCGCGACAAGGCTCCGGCCAAGGGCGACTATGTGTTTTTCGTGCCGCCCGACAATGCCCTGGTGCGACGTCATTTCGGACCGGAAACAGGGCCGTTCGGCAAGCGGGTCATCGGGATGGCGGGTGCGCTGGTCGAGCATCGCGGCGCGTATGTCTATGTCGACGGCGTCCGCGTCGCGCACATGAAGCCGCTGACGCGCACCGGCGAACCGCTGACCCCGGGCCCGGTCGGGCGTGTCCCCAGGGGCTGCTATTATGTCGGCACGCCCCATCCCGACGGGTTCGACAGCCGCTATGCCGAGATCGGCTTTGCCTGCGCAAAGCAGCTGGTCGGAACCGGGACGCCGATCCTGTGA
- a CDS encoding conjugal transfer protein TraG N-terminal domain-containing protein, protein MGALEVFTIGGGEYIVNVFNAVAAWTGGGGYRSLLQVVMVMGFIYSLFIVAFSLDWRAWFNWFLQSTLIYMMLMVPTVTVKVTDRINPTLAPAVVDNVPLGLGVMASFTSQVGDWMTRTAETVFVMPNALSLSTNGMIYGARLMDKARTFQITDSVFRANLDEHLKQCTFYDVLLGFKSMDDLTRSTNVWEAIGPGSPARSQRWIASTGPGTTENTIIPCNEAYSRLDGQWQAAFDKDLIPFAKSAYPGLSDAVASQKIRDDLPIVAAQMHGTPSDAYSYLRQVSMIDAFLAARESFSDAGWDAYAAQRADAQAKNTYTSIATQAMTWVPLLGIVLTVVFYAMFPVLFPLFLFPRTGIQTLKGYGTGFFYLASWGPLYVILHMFVMSRAAALYHGVSPTGPTLLVSDGMANVNESISTLAGFLMMSVPFIAGGMARGAMAIAGHATSMLQPAQSAAEQAATERTTGNYSYGNTSFQNLTSGMTQSNKWDTQPKYNDGFAVGSFTNADGGVTYGFADGSNAFDTRQGISNLSFTPTRTSGFDSQMSRALSEGQSHTQSLRNSASQSWNATATTATDLLSAAEHRRSSSTETGSGFNNSVAKMTDVSRSLSSGLTSKFGLSESDAQQVSRASQTTGDANAGLEVLGKLWGVQGRAGLGLRLQSIASETTNNILTADSAYSELKDYLTKETNSSQSRAARDEFMRETSTSGDSEVRSLSEKLGVSVGESRSASLEATRAEETFQRVSNDVRESSQRGWSLNRNESQEFVVYAQERLLDDPTLSQFGWTPGMVMPRTREQEQVRDILLGEFMERRVAAVREELGVNIPGQLDNSLRGPASTTSGAVQQWGERRAAGVRSQGPDVSIRESSRDTGLAGEVADAIPNASVRITHGAFEIGNGVDEAKGTAAQIGKHAQERNDAWITTTLPGVESIRDTARDRLGIGQGTSHVYELPRGERATLPISGRLTSNMGGRVDPVTGQPGHHHRGVDIAQRAGTPIPAPASGRVVKNDFQANGAGNYIVLEHGDGSLSKYFHMQDRSRFPVGSTIQEGEILGRVGSSGKSTGPHLHYELWKDGAPVDPRRFQLRNARG, encoded by the coding sequence ATGGGCGCGCTCGAAGTCTTCACGATCGGCGGCGGCGAATATATCGTCAACGTCTTCAACGCGGTCGCGGCGTGGACGGGGGGAGGGGGCTATCGCTCGCTTCTCCAGGTCGTGATGGTGATGGGGTTCATCTACTCGCTGTTCATCGTGGCCTTCTCGCTCGACTGGCGGGCCTGGTTCAACTGGTTCCTCCAGTCGACGCTCATCTACATGATGCTGATGGTGCCGACCGTGACCGTGAAGGTCACCGACCGCATCAATCCAACACTGGCGCCGGCGGTGGTCGACAATGTCCCGCTGGGCCTTGGCGTGATGGCATCGTTCACGAGCCAGGTCGGTGACTGGATGACGCGCACGGCCGAGACGGTGTTCGTCATGCCGAACGCGCTTTCGCTCTCGACCAACGGCATGATCTACGGTGCGCGGCTGATGGACAAGGCGCGGACCTTCCAGATCACCGACAGCGTGTTCCGGGCGAACCTCGACGAGCATCTGAAGCAATGCACCTTCTATGACGTGCTGCTGGGCTTCAAGTCGATGGACGATCTCACGCGCTCGACCAATGTCTGGGAGGCGATCGGGCCGGGCAGCCCGGCGCGCAGCCAGCGCTGGATCGCTTCGACCGGACCGGGCACCACGGAAAATACGATCATTCCCTGCAACGAGGCCTATTCGCGACTGGACGGACAGTGGCAGGCAGCGTTCGACAAGGATCTGATCCCCTTTGCCAAAAGCGCCTATCCTGGGCTTTCCGACGCGGTGGCGTCGCAGAAGATCCGCGACGACCTCCCCATTGTTGCCGCGCAGATGCACGGCACGCCGAGCGACGCCTATTCCTACCTGCGGCAGGTATCGATGATCGATGCGTTCCTCGCCGCGCGCGAAAGCTTCTCGGACGCGGGATGGGACGCCTATGCCGCCCAGCGCGCCGATGCGCAGGCGAAGAACACCTATACCTCGATCGCGACGCAGGCGATGACATGGGTGCCGTTGCTCGGGATCGTGTTGACCGTCGTCTTCTACGCGATGTTCCCGGTGCTGTTCCCGCTGTTCCTGTTCCCGCGAACGGGCATCCAGACCCTCAAGGGCTATGGGACGGGGTTCTTCTATCTTGCCTCCTGGGGCCCGCTCTACGTCATCCTCCACATGTTCGTGATGAGCCGCGCAGCGGCGCTCTATCATGGCGTGTCGCCCACAGGGCCGACGCTGCTGGTCAGCGACGGGATGGCGAACGTCAACGAGAGCATATCGACGCTCGCCGGTTTCCTCATGATGAGCGTGCCGTTCATCGCGGGGGGCATGGCGCGCGGCGCGATGGCGATCGCGGGACATGCGACCTCGATGTTGCAGCCGGCGCAAAGCGCGGCCGAGCAGGCGGCGACAGAGCGCACGACAGGCAATTATTCCTACGGGAATACCTCGTTCCAGAACCTGACCTCGGGCATGACGCAGTCGAACAAGTGGGACACGCAGCCCAAATATAATGACGGGTTCGCGGTCGGGTCGTTCACCAATGCCGATGGCGGGGTCACCTACGGGTTTGCCGACGGCAGCAACGCGTTCGACACCCGGCAGGGCATCTCGAACCTCTCCTTCACGCCGACGCGGACCTCCGGGTTCGACAGCCAGATGAGCCGCGCGCTGTCGGAAGGGCAATCGCATACCCAGTCGCTGCGCAACTCCGCGTCGCAATCCTGGAATGCGACCGCCACCACCGCGACCGACCTGCTTTCGGCCGCGGAACACCGCCGGAGCAGTTCGACCGAGACGGGGTCGGGGTTCAACAACAGCGTCGCAAAGATGACGGATGTTTCGCGTAGCCTGTCGAGCGGCCTGACTAGTAAGTTCGGCTTGAGCGAATCTGATGCGCAGCAGGTATCGCGGGCTAGCCAGACTACTGGCGATGCCAATGCCGGACTTGAGGTTTTGGGTAAACTATGGGGGGTGCAAGGCCGAGCTGGACTGGGATTGCGCCTACAATCGATAGCGTCTGAAACAACGAATAATATCTTGACGGCGGATAGCGCATACTCGGAATTAAAGGACTATTTGACCAAAGAAACGAACTCGAGCCAGTCTCGCGCTGCGCGCGACGAGTTCATGCGCGAAACCAGCACGAGTGGCGATAGCGAGGTGCGTTCTCTTTCCGAGAAGCTGGGGGTCAGTGTCGGGGAGTCGCGGTCGGCATCGCTCGAGGCGACACGAGCCGAGGAGACCTTCCAGCGCGTTAGCAACGACGTTCGCGAATCCTCTCAACGAGGGTGGTCGCTCAACCGCAACGAGAGCCAGGAATTCGTCGTGTACGCGCAGGAGCGTCTGTTGGACGATCCGACCTTGTCGCAATTCGGTTGGACGCCGGGCATGGTCATGCCGCGCACGCGAGAGCAGGAACAGGTCCGCGATATCCTTCTTGGCGAGTTCATGGAACGCCGCGTGGCTGCGGTCCGTGAGGAACTGGGAGTGAATATTCCCGGGCAGCTCGACAACTCGCTGCGCGGTCCTGCCTCCACCACATCGGGAGCGGTTCAACAGTGGGGCGAACGCCGCGCTGCTGGCGTTCGATCGCAAGGCCCCGATGTGTCGATCAGGGAGAGCTCGCGCGATACCGGTCTTGCAGGGGAGGTGGCCGATGCCATCCCCAATGCCTCGGTCCGGATCACCCATGGCGCCTTCGAGATCGGCAATGGCGTCGATGAAGCCAAGGGAACGGCCGCGCAGATCGGCAAGCATGCCCAGGAACGCAACGATGCCTGGATCACAACGACGTTGCCCGGCGTCGAGAGTATTCGCGATACGGCCCGCGATAGGCTTGGCATCGGTCAAGGCACCAGCCACGTCTATGAATTGCCGCGCGGCGAGCGGGCTACGCTGCCGATCTCCGGGCGATTGACCTCGAACATGGGGGGCAGGGTGGATCCGGTAACCGGACAGCCCGGACATCATCACCGGGGGGTCGATATCGCTCAGCGCGCCGGAACCCCGATCCCGGCTCCGGCCTCAGGCCGCGTGGTCAAGAACGACTTCCAGGCGAACGGCGCTGGAAATTACATCGTGCTCGAGCATGGCGATGGCTCACTGAGCAAATATTTTCACATGCAGGATCGTTCGCGCTTCCCGGTCGGAAGCACGATCCAGGAAGGCGAAATACTGGGGCGTGTGGGAAGTTCGGGGAAATCGACCGGCCCCCATCTCCACTATGAATTGTGGAAGGACGGAGCGCCGGTCGATCCTCGGCGCTTCCAGCTCAGGAATGCCCGGGGATGA
- a CDS encoding conjugal transfer protein TraH: MVRQILRLCAAILAQASMILAVGGLVATPAMADVQGEMNSYFNQSGAAANVTGPTAFQGQSAGYYSGGSLWSRFPQKSINPVNVALPSARGGCGGIDLFAGSFSFINADEIVAMLKATANNAIGFAFQLAIDSISAQIGGVMKDMSQRVQQLNAFNMSSCEAAQQAIGSIWPAMDGASSTICQQVGGAKGFFSDAAAARHGCTNKGERESTLAKAGDDGELVQSKNYTWYALNAKSSTKPSREYAEFLMTMVGTIIYDAASSKDSMGTFRFIAPASWDTYQALLDGTATAPTDVWRCDTTDDKGCLKPTPTKLTISTNEALRTRVLKAMDSMSSKIRSNAPLSGDEIALLGITSIPLYKILVVNEAAHMGLSGGDRATLAEMVSIDMLMSMLDRMLDTISQAQAGAKFVSTDEFKAWRAQVDTVKTELSRRNEKMAGQISNTYRVIQYTQFMESTLKNAMSPQLSASLRFGRGLSAQGVR; encoded by the coding sequence ATGGTCAGGCAGATCCTTCGTCTCTGCGCGGCGATCCTCGCGCAGGCCAGCATGATTCTTGCGGTCGGGGGGCTCGTGGCGACGCCCGCGATGGCCGACGTCCAGGGCGAGATGAACAGCTACTTCAACCAGTCGGGCGCGGCGGCGAACGTCACCGGCCCGACCGCGTTCCAGGGGCAGTCGGCGGGCTATTATTCGGGCGGATCGCTCTGGAGCCGCTTTCCGCAAAAGTCGATCAATCCGGTCAACGTCGCGCTGCCGAGCGCACGCGGCGGGTGCGGCGGCATCGACCTGTTCGCCGGCTCCTTCTCGTTCATCAACGCCGACGAGATCGTCGCGATGCTCAAGGCGACCGCGAACAACGCGATCGGCTTCGCCTTCCAGCTGGCGATCGATTCCATCTCCGCGCAGATCGGAGGCGTCATGAAGGACATGAGCCAGCGCGTGCAGCAGCTCAACGCGTTCAACATGTCGAGTTGCGAAGCCGCGCAGCAGGCGATCGGATCGATCTGGCCGGCGATGGACGGGGCTTCCTCGACCATCTGCCAGCAGGTTGGCGGCGCGAAGGGGTTCTTCTCCGATGCGGCCGCGGCGCGTCATGGCTGCACCAACAAGGGCGAGCGTGAATCGACTCTCGCCAAGGCAGGCGACGACGGCGAACTCGTGCAGTCGAAGAATTACACCTGGTATGCCCTGAACGCGAAAAGCTCGACCAAGCCATCGCGCGAATATGCCGAATTCCTCATGACGATGGTCGGGACCATCATCTACGATGCGGCCAGTTCCAAGGATAGCATGGGGACGTTCCGGTTCATCGCGCCGGCGAGCTGGGACACCTATCAGGCGCTGCTCGACGGCACCGCGACTGCGCCGACCGATGTATGGCGGTGCGATACCACCGACGACAAGGGCTGCCTGAAGCCCACGCCGACCAAGTTGACGATCTCGACCAACGAGGCGCTGCGCACCCGCGTCCTCAAGGCGATGGACAGCATGTCCTCGAAGATCCGCTCGAACGCGCCTCTGTCGGGCGACGAGATCGCGCTGCTCGGGATCACCTCGATCCCGCTCTACAAGATCCTCGTCGTCAACGAGGCGGCGCATATGGGCCTGTCGGGCGGGGACCGTGCGACGCTCGCCGAGATGGTCTCGATCGACATGCTGATGTCGATGCTCGATCGCATGCTCGACACGATCTCGCAGGCGCAGGCGGGAGCGAAGTTCGTCTCCACCGATGAGTTCAAGGCGTGGCGGGCGCAGGTCGATACGGTCAAGACCGAGCTGTCGCGTCGCAACGAGAAGATGGCGGGCCAGATCTCCAACACTTACCGGGTAATTCAATATACCCAATTTATGGAATCGACCCTCAAGAACGCAATGAGCCCGCAGCTGTCCGCCTCGCTCCGCTTCGGGCGTGGTCTGTCGGCGCAGGGCGTCCGCTAA